Genomic segment of Methanoculleus horonobensis:
AACCCTCCTGCCGCCACAACCGCAAAGAGCATGATGACGGGGATCGGGTATTTTGCGACGGTGTAGGCGAGCCGCCCGAGAAGACGGTCGTATCGCTCGATGGTGGATTCTCCCTTCGCCGGTTCGGTTCCGGCGGCTGCGGCCTCCTTCCTCGGCCGATAACGGGTGACGATCGCAAAGACCGGGACGATGATCAGCGCCGCGATGTAGCAGGAGACGACCCCGATGGTGCAGACCATCCCGAAATCGGCCACCATCGGTACCGGCGCAAAGAACATCGCGATGAACCCGAGCGCCGTCGCCGACATCGCGATCAGGATCGACGGCCCCATCTGGGTAACGGTGGCCCATACGGCCTCTGCAGTCGGTTTGCTCTGAATCTCCTCGTCGAACCGTGCGTGGAGCTGGATCGCGTAATCGATCCCGATCCCGATGAGTACCGGGAACGCCCCGACCACCACCATGCTGATGGGAATGCCGAAGAGACCCATGAACCCGAAGGTCATGATCAGCCCCACGGCCACGATCCCGACCGGGAGAAGGCGGTAGCGAACGTGGGAGAAGAGGAGCATCACCGCGAGAACCATCAAGATCATGGCCACCAGGATCAGCATGCCCGTCTCGGATCCCATCGCCTCGCCCATCTCCAGCGAGAACGCAGGGTTGCCGGATACCGTGACCGTGAGCCCTGCTGGGGGCTCCGATATGGCGATGATGGACTTGATGCTCCCGACAACCTGTTGCTGCGCCTCCATGGAGACCCCCGGTTCGAGGTTGATGACGCTGATCGTCATCAGGTCAGAGGGCAGCATCCTCTCGACCATCTCGGGTGGAGCCTGGCCGATGATCGCATCGATCTCAGCCTTGGACGACGGGAGGGTGCCGTCGTTCGCCTGTTTCAGGAGGTCGACGACGCCGGAGACGGAATCTACGTAGCGTTCGTTCCTGAGGTCTTCCTGGAGATGGTCGATGTACCCGAGAATCTCCGGACTCCGGACGCTGTCCGTCTCGTAGATGAGCATGATCGCGTCGGAGCCGTAGGTTTCGGCGTAGTGGGCGAGGAGCGCGCCGCGGGGGGTGCTCTTGTCCAGGTAGGCGTCGTCACCGGTCTCCATCGAGACCATCGAGAGCCCGAAGCACGCCAGGATGAATATGGCGGCGGCGACCCCGACGACGGTCCAGGTACGGTTGTTGATCGCGGCGGCAAGCCACTCGTAGGGGTTCTTCATACGTGCTCCTCCGCCGCCTTCTCCCCGTACTCCCCGATGATCGCAATGGTCACCGCGTGAGCAATCTCGCCATCGCTCCTGCCGGCGGGCTCGATCCCGTAATCTTTTGCCATGTCCCGGAGTCTTGCGGGGTTGAGGATCCGGTAGCCGTGGCCGCCCTCCCCGGATGTAACCATTGTCATGAGGACGGACGAGAGCAGGGACGCTGCGGACTCTTCATCCATGGCGAGACGGTGCAACAGGGCTACAGCCCGCCGGCAGTCCGGCGGGGGGATGAATCCCGCCTCGATCCAGACCTGGTCGGTCTCCTCGATACGCGGCTCTTTGCAGGATTTTTTGCGATAAACCGGTCTTCTGCACGGTGATTCCCGGGAACCCCGGCAGGATCCGGTATTACAGGTGGTTGCGCAGTTCACGTCTCTCCTCGTGATAAGTGACTCTCTTGCTGGAGGTAGTGTTTTTAAGGGACAGGATATGAACCTGCTGCAACTCCGGCGGGGACAGGTTCTGCGATCTGCATGTCTACACCGGTATCGGCGACGGCGGGAACCTGAACGAAGTTCTCCACCTCATCTCCACTTACAAAGAGGTACGAAATGTCATCTTCAAGGAGGCCATTTTCTCCGGGAACGGGGCGCTCCCGGGCCTCAACGCCGGAGGCAGAGAGAACTTTTGATTGCGGCGAGGCGCCGTGGCTGCTACGAGTATCCCCAAAAGATCATGCGCCAGCGGTTCGCGTTCGCGGGAAAACCGGGCACCAGCAAGGCCGCTGCGATCGAGTACCTGCGAAAGGCAGAGGCTGCCCGTTGCCCGGGAGACGGGTGGTTCGGGCGACGGCTCAGCCACACCCGGCCCCCGCTCGTCCGTTGCCGCTGGATACGCTCCAGGGCCTGCCGGCGATGGTTCTCCCGGTTTTCGGAGGGAAGATACATGCGAGCATCTGTTCTGGTGGTATCGCTCTTCTATGCTGCTCCCGTTCGTCCTTGCGGAACGGCCTTCTTCCGAAGGTGAGTATGCCCGGCCGGGCGCCCCGGCACGTTCTGCAGGGCCCGAATCACAGACGGTGTGACTCCGGTTTCTGGCAGGAGGCTGCTCCGGTGAAGGGCAGCCTTGCGAGGAGAGTCGAACCCTCTCTCGCCGGTATATCCGTATCTCGTCGCAACTCATAAGTGTGTTGCAACCAAACGGAGGTGCAATGGTTGCGGAAATAGTGCCCGGGCTCCGGGCTCTCGGGATGAACGAATACGAGGCAAGCGTCTACTCCACGCTCGTCGGGCTGCAGAAGGCGACCGCACGGGACATTCACGAGGCAAGCGGAGTCCCCCGGGGACGGATCTATGAGATCTTAAATGACCTTGCCCGCCGGGGTTTCATCGCGGTTGAAGAGGGATCCCCCACCTCCTACTACGTGCTCGAGATCGACGTGGTCTTCGACCGGCTCAAAGAGGACTACATCCGCGCCCTCGACGAGACCCGCGAGGCGCTCAAGAGCCTCTCGGTCAAACCGCGTCTCCCGCCCGACTCGTTCTTCATCCTCAGGAGCGGCTGGGCAATCGAGAACCATCTCTCCTCGCTCTTCCGCCGGGTAAAGAAGAGCATGGTGATCCTCTGCTACGATCCGGAATTCCTCCGGAAACACTATGCGGCCATCAAGCCGCTCGAGCGCAAGATAAACCTCTTCGTGGTCGTGCGGGAGAAGGGGGATTATGCCGGCATCAGCCTCCCTATATACGAGGCCAGGGGAACCGTGCTCGAGCTCCTTGAAACTCCGGCGGTGAACGAGTCCGTAATGGGCCAGAGAAGAGATGAGTGCGCGCTATTGGTCGACGGTCGTGACTTCTTCGTCATCGCCACGGTGGGGTCCGGGCGGCACGCGGTGATCGGATCGGATATGCCGATCATCGGTTACATGCAGAAGACGATCGTCGAGCGGCTCACCGGGGCGTGAGGGGCACGAGCGGTGACCTGCCCGGATAACGTTCGGTAACCGCATGCATCGCCTTCACGGTGGCTTCTCGTTCTGCCTGTCGGGGACGCGGACTACCTTTAGCCGTTCGCGAAGTGCCGGTATGTCGGAACGTGCCGTTTCCCAGACGATCTCAAGGCTGACGCCGAAGTAGTGATGAATAAGTTTGTCCCGCATTCCAGCGATGAAGCGTCACGGGACTTCAGGATATTGTTCTTTGAACGGTCCCGGGAGGTTCTTAACCGCCTCTCCGAGGATCTCCAGGTTTCTTGTGACTGCGTCCTGTGTCTTTGTGTCGGCGAGAAACTCACCGTAGGTCATGCCTGTGGTATACCGGAAGATGCGTTCGACAGCCTCGGTGATGTCGCTGCAGAGGAGGCGGATCTCCGAGCGTTCAGGCATACGCAACCTCGGCGGCTACCCGCTCACGGATAAGTGGCTTAAGGGCGTCAGGCGTCACCAGGTCAACGGGAGCGCCGAGATGGAGCGATAAATACTCCTCGAGTTCGACGAAGGTGAAGAACCCAACCGGTCGGGAGAACTCGACGAGGATGTCGATATCGCTTGTCTCGGTCTGCTCACCGCGTGCGACCGAGCCGAAGATACCGATCCGGCTGACCGAGAACCGCGTGGAGAGTTCATCCCTGAGCCGTTGCAGAATCGCGAAGATCTCTTCCCGGGACCGCATGGTTACTGGTATTCTGTCAGGGAGGCATTAATGAGTTGCTGCAAGAGGGGAGGGCGGCCGGCCGCCGCCGCCCCCTTACGCGCTCTCCGGGTTCACGACCCGCCCTGCAAAGAGAATCGTGCCGGAACCCTCCTCGACGATGAGGAAGACAAACGGGTGGTCCGCCCGGAAGACGGGCGTTGTGTCCCCGCCGGGCGCGCTCTTTATGTTCATGACGACGCCGGTCGCCGCCGCGGCCTCGGTGCCCTCCTCGTTCACGTCGACGAATACCTTGTGGACGACCTCGCTGATGAAGAGCATGTCAGTGCCGTCCATCCCCGAGAAGTCGGCATCGCCGGAGAACGCCGTCGGCATCCCCATCGCGGCGAGCGCCTGTGGGAGGCTGTACGTCGTCTCAAGCGTGAACTTCGGGAAGACGACCCTGACGCGCCGGTCGGCGAGCGTTTTCCGGAGTTCGGCGAGTGTCCCCGCATCCAGCGCCTCCTCTGCCGCCGTCAGGTTGTCATCCCGCGGGAGGAGGACGAGCATCGAGAGTTCGGTTCCGTTCCCGTGCGCATACGGCATCCTGAGCGCCTGGAGGGTCTTGGTCTCGGCATATCCGTAGATTGCATCCTCGTCTGTCCGGTGCATCATCGGTACCCGCACCGTCTCGCCCGGAGCGACCTTGAACTCCTCATCGGTCGTCTCGGCTGGGTCGAACTGCTTGACCCAGGTGCCCTTGAAGTAGATCGCGTTCGTGATCACGAGCCGGGTCATCGGGTTGACCGAGCCGGGCGGGAGGAGGTCGCGGATCTTATTCTCGGTCTTCTCCTCTACCCAGCGGTTGATCGTCTCGCGGGACGCTTCGGTATCGCCGATGAAGTCGAGGTTCGTCACGTTTGCCGAGTACCGCCGGGCGGCCGTATCGACGTATCCCGGGAGGAACGGGTATGTCTCCTCCGCCCAGAGGGCGTTTGCGGTGCGGAGGGTGTAGGTCTCGTCCCCGTCGTTCAGGACGGCGTCGAGCCCGGCAAACCCTGCCCGCCGGAGGGTCTCGTTCTGTGGCAGGTGGAGCACCGACCCGATCTCGTCGGCGGTCGTGCCCCGGGCGCCCTCGTAGGTGATCGCGAGGGCCGAGGAGATGCTGTAGGGCGAGAAGAAGATGTTCTTGCCCGCATTCCCCGGGTCGCTCGCGAGGTGCCGGTAGAGGTCGGCCGCGAACCGGTTGTTCCCCGCCGAGACGTTGCCTGTGCCTTCCGCAACCGGCCCCGGCGTCTCCTGCCCGGCGGGAGGGGCCGACTGCCCGGACGTGGTTTGCGGCGTATCGGTGCACCCGGCAACGATGCAGCCGATCACGATGAGGCCTGCGAGAAGCAGCAGGCCGCTGATCCTTCTGTTCATGCTGTGTGATATGGCACACCGGATAATTATGCCTGGCGTTAACGACGAACGTCTTCGAAGTCTTGCCCCCTCAGACGGGCATCTTCTGGACGCGCCCCCCTTCGAGTTCCGCACGGTGCTCCGGTGTCCCTATGGGTGCGTGTCCCGGAATCGGTTTTCCTTCGGCGTAGGCAAGGTAGAGAGCGCTGTTGACAAGGCCGATATGCGTGAATGCCTGGGGGAAGTTGCCGAGGAACTCTCCCGTCGCCGGGTCGAACTGCTCGGGGTAGAGGCCCACGTGGTTCGCGCGGTCTACCATCCTCTGAAAGAGCGGTTGCGCCTCCCCGACCCGGCCCGAGAGTGCGAGGCAGTCGATGAGCCAGAACGTGCAGAGGCCGAACGCGCCTTCTTCCCCGGGAATGCCGTCGTCCACCCGGTAGCGGTAGACAAGACCGTTCTCCATCAGCCCCTCCATCGTCGCGTCGATCGTCCCCTGGACCCGCTCATCATCAAAGGGGAGGAACTCGAGCAGCCCGATACGGAGGTTCGCGGCATCCAGATCCTTCGACCCATACGACTGGACGAACGCGCCCACCTCCGCATCGTAGCCCTGTTCGAGGATCTGCCGTTTTATTGCCGTAGCGCCTCGCGCCCACCGCTTTTTGTCCCCCTGGAGACCGTATCGGTCGACGAGGTGAACCGCCCGGTCGAGGGCCACCCAGAGCATCACCTTCGAGTAGACATAGTGGCGCTCCTCGCCCCGGATCTCCCAGATCCCGTGGTCGGGTTCTTTCCGGAGGGAGCATGCCTCGTCCGCGACCCTGGAGAGGAACGCCATCTCCTTCTCCGGGAGTTCGTACCCCCGCCGGAGGAGCTCGTACGCGGTGTTGAGGAGTTCCCCGTAGATCTCGAGCTGGAGCTGTTTGGCGGCGCCGTTCCCGATCCTGACCGGGCGCGAACCCCGGTAGCCCTCGAGGTGGGGAAGTTCCTCTTCATCGAGGTCGGTCCACCCGTGGATGCTGTACATGAGATGGAGCCCCGGCCCTTCTTCGGCATGTATCTCCGAAACTCGCTCCATCCAGGCGAGGAGATCGATCGCCTCCTCGTCATGCCCGAGAGCGATGAGCGCCTGCGCCGTCATGGCCGAGTCGCGGATCCAGGAGAACCGGTAGTCCCAGTTCCGCACGCCCCCGATATCCTCGGGGAGCGACGTCGTCGGCGCGGCGGTGATCGCTCCCGTCGCGGCGTTCGTCAGCAGTTTGAGGACGAGTTCCGATCTGACGAGCAGGGGGAGCAGGCCGTCCGCCCATTCTTCGTTGTGGAGGGGCTCGCTCCCGTGAGCCCACGCCTGCCAGACCTCTCCTGTCTTCTCTACGATGGCCTCCGCCTGCTCCGGCACGTAGGTCAGGTCTTCGGTTCCCCACCGTGCGATCAGGACGCGCCGTTCTCCTGCCCGCATTGGGAACGCCGCCAGGAGGGTATGGCCGTCCGCCTCCTCGGCCACCTCGCCCTCTTGTGTGCCGAAGAGAGTCATGTCGTCCCTTCCGTCGGTTGCCATCCAGCCGTTTGGGACACGCTCGATCTCGGTCGTCCCCCGGGCATAATCGAACCGGGGCGACCACTCCACCGCCACCTCCACGGCGCCCTCCTCGCAGTCGAGGATACGGTAGAGCTCGGGCGGGGCGAACGACCCCCCGCGTCCCCTGATGCTCCCAAACAGCGGCATCAGGTCGGTCACCACGAGCGTCCCCGCTTCATTGGAGAACCTGGTCACGAGGATGTTGGTGTCCTCGATGTACTGCTGTCTCCCCCGTTCTACCTCCGGGACGGAGACCCGAAACCTGCCGCCGAGCCGGGCGTCGAGCAGTGCGGCAAAGACGCTTGTCCGGTCGAGGTAGGGGTAGCAGCACCAGTCGATAGAGCCGTCCGTTCCGACGAGCGCCGCCGTCCGGAGGTTCCCGATGACGGCGTAGTCGGCGATGGGTTTGTAGCCTTCGTCCCGCATACGGTCACCCGGTCAGCGCGGGGAGAACCTCGCGCCCGAAGTCCTCGATGAACTCGACCTGGCCCCGGTTCACGTTGTGGAGGAAAAGGTGCGAAAAACCGAGATCGATGTCGTCGTTGAGCCACCGGAGATGCTCCTCCAGGTCGGCCGAGACACGGATCTTTCCAAAGACCTTTGCAGGTTCGGCGAACTCCCCCATCGCCTCGAACTCTCCCGGCTCCCGGAGGGTCTCGAGCACCGTCGCCGGAAAGACGTTCGCCCGCCACTGATCCCATGCGCCGGTTCGCGCCTCGTCGTCGTCCCGCGCGTAGGAGAGATCTACCTTGAGGTGCATCGGTTTTCCCTCCCCTCCCCCGCGGCGGAACGCCCCGGCGACCTCTGCGAGTTCGCGTTTCGGCATCGCGACGGTGATGAGGCCGTCCGCCCATCCGCCGACCCATTCCGCGGTCGCAGGCGTCAGGGCCGCGCCGACGAGAAGCGGCGGTTCGGGCGGCCGGGTGTAGAGGCGTGCCGAGACAGTTCTGACCGGGACGTCGGCCGTGACCGTCTCCCCCGCCCAGAGCCTTCTGATGATGGTGGCGGACGCGAGAAGCCGGTCGTTTCGCTCCTGCTTCTCCGGCCAGACCTCGCCCGCGATGCTCTCGTTGAGGGCCTGGCCGCTCCCGACGGCTACCCAGAACCGGCCGGGGAACATCTCGGCGAGCGTCGCCGCCGCCTGGGCAATGATTGCCGGGTGGTAGCGGTAGCCCGGGGCACAGACCACCCCTGCCGGAAGGGCGGTCGCCTGGAGCGCCGCGCCGAGCCATGACCAGGCAAACCCGCTCTCCCCCTGGGCGGGAGTCCAGGGGTTGAAGTGGTCGGAGGAGAGGATGCCGCGAAATCCGGCTGTCTCAGCACGTTTCGCAAGATCCAGCAGCAACCCGGGAGGAAACTGCTCGTGCGATGCGTGATATCCTACCGTCACCGTTGATTCTGCCATTGATGCCGCCTCCGTGCCGGTTCTTCCCGCGAACCGGTGGGCAGACTGGAGGTGAGGATACTTAAAACGTACCTGCCGCCCGCACCTCCGGCGACAGATTCTCATGTCCGATCGATAACGCTTCCGTTCGGGCCGATGCGATGGCCGGGATATACCCGTTCGTCTTCCGAATCAGGAGCAGCCGTCACCTCTCCTACCCGGGGCGCGGGGGGTTCAGGCCGGTCCCAGGAACTCGATGTAGATATAGTAGGCCGAGAAGGCCGCAAAGAATACGCCCACGGCAAACGTCAGGATGGTGACGAAGAAGGACGGGCGGAACTCGACCGGGAGCATCCGCCGGTTCAGGTAGATCGTCATGAAGGCGACCACCGGGATCTGGATCGCCTCGATGATCCCTGCGATGGCAAGAGCGGTCACCGGTTCGAGCCGCACGATAACCAGGATGAGCGGCAGGATCCCCATCAGCCCGAGCAGGTAGACGTAGCGGTAGAACCGCATCGAGACCCATCGCCCGGCCGCCTTCACCTGCCGGGCGATGAAGATCGACCCCTGGCCGAGCATCCTGGTCCAGCCGTCGAGGTTGGCGACGAGGGTGCTCCAGAAGGCGAAGAACGCGGCAAGGATCATCAACCAGGCGCCCGGTGGCCCCCAGACGTCCCCGAGGAGCACCGAGAGGACCGCCGTCACCTCGGGCCCTTCGGGGAGAAGGCCCTCCGGCCGGAGGAGTTCGGTTCCCAGGATGAGGAGCGCGACGAGCAGGAGGAGGACGATGCCCGCAGCGACGGTCGTGGATATGGTCATGAGCCGGAGCCAGCCCCGCATGTAGTCCTTCTCGCCCCGGGAGAGGTGCGCGATCTCCGGCAGGCCTTCCTCCTCGATGACCCGCTCCTCCCCGCCTTGCCTGTGGACGGTGTAATAGGCGGAGCCGTACCCCCGGGCGGTGAGCCAGTAGGAGTACCAGACGAGACCCGCAGCCCCGGACATCACGAACCCGAGCCACGGGAGGAGTTCGGCGAACTCGACGTCGGGGGGAAGGGTCGGCGCGAGGCCGGCGGCGAGCGGCACGATGCCGGGGAAGACGATACCGGCGGTGGTCACCAGGGCGACGATGATCGCGAGTGCCATCACGATGGATGTCCGTTCAACACCCTGGTATCTGCCGAAGAAGACGAGGAGGATGGAGACCAGGAGGACTATGGCCGCCCATACCGTGAAACTCCCGGGAAGGGCGATGATGATCGCGGAACTCGCGGCCCCCGCCATCCCGGTGATGGTCGTGACCGCA
This window contains:
- a CDS encoding TIGR03885 family FMN-dependent LLM class oxidoreductase, translated to MAESTVTVGYHASHEQFPPGLLLDLAKRAETAGFRGILSSDHFNPWTPAQGESGFAWSWLGAALQATALPAGVVCAPGYRYHPAIIAQAAATLAEMFPGRFWVAVGSGQALNESIAGEVWPEKQERNDRLLASATIIRRLWAGETVTADVPVRTVSARLYTRPPEPPLLVGAALTPATAEWVGGWADGLITVAMPKRELAEVAGAFRRGGGEGKPMHLKVDLSYARDDDEARTGAWDQWRANVFPATVLETLREPGEFEAMGEFAEPAKVFGKIRVSADLEEHLRWLNDDIDLGFSHLFLHNVNRGQVEFIEDFGREVLPALTG
- a CDS encoding efflux RND transporter permease subunit; this translates as MKNPYEWLAAAINNRTWTVVGVAAAIFILACFGLSMVSMETGDDAYLDKSTPRGALLAHYAETYGSDAIMLIYETDSVRSPEILGYIDHLQEDLRNERYVDSVSGVVDLLKQANDGTLPSSKAEIDAIIGQAPPEMVERMLPSDLMTISVINLEPGVSMEAQQQVVGSIKSIIAISEPPAGLTVTVSGNPAFSLEMGEAMGSETGMLILVAMILMVLAVMLLFSHVRYRLLPVGIVAVGLIMTFGFMGLFGIPISMVVVGAFPVLIGIGIDYAIQLHARFDEEIQSKPTAEAVWATVTQMGPSILIAMSATALGFIAMFFAPVPMVADFGMVCTIGVVSCYIAALIIVPVFAIVTRYRPRKEAAAAGTEPAKGESTIERYDRLLGRLAYTVAKYPIPVIMLFAVVAAGGFYLDQSVPVSADEKTFVPGDMPALLSLEKLTRVMGSTSTIPVIVLADDVLSPETLAWIDRFGVYEQEHNDKITGVTSIATLVREYNNGVLPSTEREVDNVIARIPESTLKRYLNGNLEAVLEFSTVDMEMSVARGLVERVQSDVAWNNPPAGVTVKITGQMEMFAAVMDDISESRVYMTLLGFAFILGFLILVYRKFGAVSPVIPIVFIVGWNGAIMYLLGLEYTPLTAVLGSMTIGVASEYTILIMERCEEELARGMEFLDAIQTAVQKIGTAITVSGLTTVFGFSALTFSTFNIISNFGIVTVISVGFSLVGAIVVMPAILALMYRFTGRSRAIAAAGAQE
- a CDS encoding serpin family protein is translated as MNRRISGLLLLAGLIVIGCIVAGCTDTPQTTSGQSAPPAGQETPGPVAEGTGNVSAGNNRFAADLYRHLASDPGNAGKNIFFSPYSISSALAITYEGARGTTADEIGSVLHLPQNETLRRAGFAGLDAVLNDGDETYTLRTANALWAEETYPFLPGYVDTAARRYSANVTNLDFIGDTEASRETINRWVEEKTENKIRDLLPPGSVNPMTRLVITNAIYFKGTWVKQFDPAETTDEEFKVAPGETVRVPMMHRTDEDAIYGYAETKTLQALRMPYAHGNGTELSMLVLLPRDDNLTAAEEALDAGTLAELRKTLADRRVRVVFPKFTLETTYSLPQALAAMGMPTAFSGDADFSGMDGTDMLFISEVVHKVFVDVNEEGTEAAAATGVVMNIKSAPGGDTTPVFRADHPFVFLIVEEGSGTILFAGRVVNPESA
- a CDS encoding Nramp family divalent metal transporter → MADEDRTIVPPAPRGREALAWMGPAIIWMISAIATGELLFTPRIASLYGYSVLWALILAIFLKTVLSIEIGRYAVVTGGSLLQGIKNLPGPANWGVWVIVIPQLLVAVTTITGMAGAASSAIIIALPGSFTVWAAIVLLVSILLVFFGRYQGVERTSIVMALAIIVALVTTAGIVFPGIVPLAAGLAPTLPPDVEFAELLPWLGFVMSGAAGLVWYSYWLTARGYGSAYYTVHRQGGEERVIEEEGLPEIAHLSRGEKDYMRGWLRLMTISTTVAAGIVLLLLVALLILGTELLRPEGLLPEGPEVTAVLSVLLGDVWGPPGAWLMILAAFFAFWSTLVANLDGWTRMLGQGSIFIARQVKAAGRWVSMRFYRYVYLLGLMGILPLILVIVRLEPVTALAIAGIIEAIQIPVVAFMTIYLNRRMLPVEFRPSFFVTILTFAVGVFFAAFSAYYIYIEFLGPA
- a CDS encoding glycoside hydrolase family 15 protein, which translates into the protein MRDEGYKPIADYAVIGNLRTAALVGTDGSIDWCCYPYLDRTSVFAALLDARLGGRFRVSVPEVERGRQQYIEDTNILVTRFSNEAGTLVVTDLMPLFGSIRGRGGSFAPPELYRILDCEEGAVEVAVEWSPRFDYARGTTEIERVPNGWMATDGRDDMTLFGTQEGEVAEEADGHTLLAAFPMRAGERRVLIARWGTEDLTYVPEQAEAIVEKTGEVWQAWAHGSEPLHNEEWADGLLPLLVRSELVLKLLTNAATGAITAAPTTSLPEDIGGVRNWDYRFSWIRDSAMTAQALIALGHDEEAIDLLAWMERVSEIHAEEGPGLHLMYSIHGWTDLDEEELPHLEGYRGSRPVRIGNGAAKQLQLEIYGELLNTAYELLRRGYELPEKEMAFLSRVADEACSLRKEPDHGIWEIRGEERHYVYSKVMLWVALDRAVHLVDRYGLQGDKKRWARGATAIKRQILEQGYDAEVGAFVQSYGSKDLDAANLRIGLLEFLPFDDERVQGTIDATMEGLMENGLVYRYRVDDGIPGEEGAFGLCTFWLIDCLALSGRVGEAQPLFQRMVDRANHVGLYPEQFDPATGEFLGNFPQAFTHIGLVNSALYLAYAEGKPIPGHAPIGTPEHRAELEGGRVQKMPV
- a CDS encoding nucleotidyltransferase family protein, which translates into the protein MRSREEIFAILQRLRDELSTRFSVSRIGIFGSVARGEQTETSDIDILVEFSRPVGFFTFVELEEYLSLHLGAPVDLVTPDALKPLIRERVAAEVAYA
- a CDS encoding TrmB family transcriptional regulator, which translates into the protein MVAEIVPGLRALGMNEYEASVYSTLVGLQKATARDIHEASGVPRGRIYEILNDLARRGFIAVEEGSPTSYYVLEIDVVFDRLKEDYIRALDETREALKSLSVKPRLPPDSFFILRSGWAIENHLSSLFRRVKKSMVILCYDPEFLRKHYAAIKPLERKINLFVVVREKGDYAGISLPIYEARGTVLELLETPAVNESVMGQRRDECALLVDGRDFFVIATVGSGRHAVIGSDMPIIGYMQKTIVERLTGA